From a region of the Eulemur rufifrons isolate Redbay chromosome 7, OSU_ERuf_1, whole genome shotgun sequence genome:
- the MORC3 gene encoding MORC family CW-type zinc finger protein 3 isoform X4 encodes MWIDKTVINDHICLTFTDNGNGMTSDKLHKMLSFGFSDKVTMNGHVPVGLYGNGFKSGSMRLGKDAIVFTKNGESMSVGFLSQTYLEVIKAEHVVVPIVSFNKHRQMINLAESKASLAAILEHSLFPTEQELLAELDAIMGKKGTRIIIWNLRSYKNSTEFDFEKDKYDIRIPEDLDETTGKKGYKKQERMDQIAPESDYSLRAYCSILYLKPRMQIILRGQKVKTQLVSKSLAYIERDVYRPKFLTKTVRITFGFNCRNKDHYGIMMYHRNRLIKAYEKVGCQLRANNMGVGVVGIIECNFLKPTHNKQDFDYTNEYRLTIAALGEKLNDYWNEMKVKKNAEYPLNLPVEDIQKRPDQTWVQCDSCLKWRKLPDGIDQLPEKWYCSNNPDPQFRNCEVPEEPEDEDLVHPTYEKTYKKNNKEKYRIRPPEVITRQINPELLFRTTPVSSQSFSPARESVSRGHLSETANSYTTRLINNHRVSSQSEPEGNSLKRRLSTRSSILNAAKNRRLSNQAFENSVYKNDDDDEDVIILEENSTPKPAVDQDVDVKSEQSHIEQSNVQVEFVGDNEPCGQTSSTSTSSYKCDQGNTAATQTEVPNLVVKKEETVEDEIDRRNDTVTLPSCVEAEAKIPETQETFDKSADDVGCQLQELRNELLLVTQEKENYKRQCHMFTDQINVLQQRILEMNDKYVKKETCHQSTETDAVFLLESINGKSESPDHMAYQYQQALEEIERLKKQCSALQQVKAECGQCSNSESKSEMDEMAVQLDDVFRQLDKCTVERDQYKSEVELLEVEKSQIHSQCEELKTQIEQLKSTSQQTATDVSTSSNIEESVNYMDGESIKLRSLRVNVGQLLAMIVPDLDLQQVNYDVDVVDEILGQVVEQMTEISST; translated from the exons ATGTGGATTGACAAAACAGTGATAAATGACCATATATGCTTAACATTCACCGATAATGGAAATGGTATGACTTcagataaattacataaaatgctAAG ctttggCTTCAGCGACAAAGTTACCATGAATGGTCACGTACCAGTTGGATTGTATGGAAATGGCTTCAAGTCAGGTTCTATGCGTTTGGGTAAAGATGCAATCGTTTTTACCAAAAATGGAGAAAGCATGAGCGTGGGCTTCTTGTCTCAAACCTACTTGGAAGTCATAAAAGCAGAACATGTTGTTGTCCCAATAGTTTCATTCAACAAGCACC GACAGATGATTAATTTAGCAGAATCAAAAGCCAGCCTTGCTGCAATTCTGGAGCATTCTCTGTTTCCTACGGAACAGGAGTTACTGGCAGAACTTGATGCTATCATGGGTAAGAAGGGGACAAGGATCATCATTTGGAACCTTAGAAG cTACAAAAATTCAACAGAGTTCGACTTTGAAAAGGATAAATATGACATCAGAATTCCTGAGGATTTAGATGAGACAACAGGGAAGAAAGGGTACAAGAAGCAAGAAAGGATGGATCAAATTGCCCCTGAGAGTGACTATTCCCTGAGG GCTTACTGCAGTATATTATACCTAAAACCAAGAATGCAGATCATCTTACGTGGACAGAAAGTGAAGACACAGCTTGTTTCGAAGAGTCTTGCCTACATTGAACGTGATGTTTATCGACCCAAATTTTTA ACTAAAACAGTGAGAATTACTTTTGGATTCAACTGCAGAAATAAAGATCATTACGGGATAATGATGTATCACAGAAATAGACTCATCAAAGCTTATGAAAAAGTTGGATGTCAGTTAAGG gccAACAACATGGGTGTTGGAGTAGTTGGAATTATAGAGTGTAATTTCCTTAAGCCAACTCATAATAAACAAGATTTCGACTATACTAATGAGTACAG GCTTACAATAGCAGCACTAGGAGAAAagctgaatgattattggaatgaaatgaaagtgaagaaaaatgcagaatatccTCTAAATTTGCCAGTTGAAGATATACa GAAACGTCCTGATCAGACATGGGTTCAATGTGATTCCTGTCTAAAGTGGCGAAAATTACCAGATGGGATAGATCAACTTCCAGAAAAATGGTATTGCTCCAATAACCCTGACCCACAGTTCAG AAATTGTGAGGTTCCAGAAGAACCTGAAGATGAGGATTTGGTGCATCCCACTTATGAAAAAACCTACAAAAAGAA caaCAAGGAAAAATACAGGATCAGACCACCAGAAGTGATCACTCGG CAGATTAATCCTGAACTGTTGTTTCGGACAACCCCTGTTTCAAGTCAGAGCTTTTCTCCTGCGAGGGAAAGTGTTTCAAGAGGACATCTTTCAGAAACAGCAAATTCTTACACAACAAGACTTATAAATAATCATCGAGTTTCATCCCAGTCTGAACCTGAGGGCAACAG CCTCAAACGGAGACTTTCTACTCGTTCCTCAATTTTGAATGCTGCAAAGAATCGGAGATTGAGTAATCAAGCATTTGAAAATTCAGTTTATAAAAATGACGACGATGATGAAGATGTCAtcatcttagaagaaaacagtacCCCCAAACCTGCAGTAGATCAAGATGTTGATGTGAAATCGGAACAGAGTCACATTGAGCAAAGTAATGTTCAGGTCGAGTTTGTGGGTGATAATGAACCTTGTGGCCAGACTAGTTCAACCAGCACTTCGTCATACAAGTGTGATCAGGGAAATACTGCAGCCACCCAGACTGAAGTACCAAATTTAGttgttaaaaaggaagaaactgttGAAGATGAGATAGATAGAAGAAATGATACAGTAACTCTGCCCTCCTGTGTAGAAGCCGAAGCAAAGATACCTGAAACCCAAGAAACCTTTGATAAATCTGCAGATGATGTTGGCTGCCAATTACAAGAACTGAGAAATGAGCTACTTCTAGTCAcccaagaaaaagagaattataaaagACAGTGTCATATGTTTACTGACCAAATCAATGTGTTGCAACAGAGGATACTAGAAATGAATGACAAATATGTGAAGAAGGAAACTTGCCATCAATCTACTGAGACTGATGCTGTATTTTTACTTGAAAGTATTAATGGCAAATCTGAAAGTCCAGACCATATGGCGTATCAGTATCAGCAAGCTTTGGAAGAAATAGAAAGGCTCAAAAAACAATGTAGTGCTTTGCAACAGGTAAAGGCTGAGTGTGGTCAGTGTTCCAATAGTGAGAGTAAAAGTGAAATGGATGAAATGGCTGTGCAGCTTGATGATGTATTTAGACAACTGGACAAATGCACTGTTGAGAGGGACCAGTATAAAAGCGAG GTTGAATTATTGGAAGTGGAAAAATCACAAATCCATTCACAGTGTGAAGAACTCAAAACACAAATTGAACAATTAAAATCTACAAGTCAGCAGACAGCAACAGATGTTTCAACTTCAAGTAACATTGAGGAGTCTGTAAATTACATGGATGGAGAAAG CATCAAACTTCGATCTCTTCGAGTTAATGTAGGACAACTGCTGGCTATGATTGTGCCTGATCTTGATCTTCAGCAAGTGAATTATGATGTTGATGTAGTTGATGAGATTTTAGGACAAGTTGTTGAACAAATGACTGAAATCAGTAGTACTTAA